The following are encoded in a window of Salmo trutta chromosome 27, fSalTru1.1, whole genome shotgun sequence genomic DNA:
- the LOC115164375 gene encoding proteinase-activated receptor 3 encodes MWRRQEKDQTNTLAGILFCLTVGLSLQDNEEKVNKTEITGVAVLDPRTFNGRRVQTNCTAEAGPPSLVHLSPGAPGLDVRLEDPAVAYTTGLLSTRLIPSAYLLAMAVGIPSNAYILAFLRLRNRSFSTAVLYLSLALSDLLLLLSLALRVHYHLNGNNWVFGEAACRVVTACFYGNVYCSAHTIACVSLKRYLAVVRPFLYRRLPKTAWALGASLGVWGLFGVAVVPELLVRQSFLLPRLGFTTCHDILPLEDSPHALLVPYRLALVCLGLLVPFVVCAWTHVAVVRHLGRSGLDWTPFIRVSTLVFLIFTVCFAPSGILHIAHYVRLSTSGEDGLYVYSSATVCLCCFHSCLDPFLCILMSRTTASKLRFASLRRTQQTPVLV; translated from the exons atgtggaggagacaggagaaagaCCAGACCAATACACTGGCTGGGATTCTCTTCTGTCTGACGGTAGGACTGTCTCTCCAGGACAATG AGGAGAAAGTCAACAAGACAGAAATAACCGGCGTAGCTGTGTTGGACCCAAGGACGTTCAATGGCAGGAGAGTTCAGACCAACTGTACGGCTGAGGCTGGGCCCCCCAGCTTGGTCCACCTGTCCCCTGGGGCCCCTGGGCTGGACGTGAGGCTGGAGGACCCTGCAGTAGCCTACACCACGGGGCTCCTCAGCACCCGGCTCATCCCCTCAGCCTACCTCCTGGCCATGGCAGTAGGCATCCCCTCCAACGCTTATATCCTGGCCTTCCTGAGGCTCCGGAACAGGTCTTTCTCCACGGCTGTCCTCTACCTTAGCCTGGCCCTCTCTGACCTACTCCTCCTGCTCTCCCTGGCCCTCCGAGTCCACTACCACCTAAACGGAAACAACTGGGTGTTCGGCGAAGCTGCCTGCCGTGTCGTCACCGCTTGTTTCTATGGCAATgtctactgctctgcccacacCATCGCTTGTGTCAGCCTCAAGCGCTACCTGGCCGTGGTGAGGCCCTTCCTGTACAGGCGGCTGCCCAAGACGGCCTGGGCGCTGGGGGCAAGCCTGGGGGTGTGGGGCCTGTTTGGGGTGGCTGTGGTGCCTGAGCTCCTGGTGAGACAGAGCTTCCTGCTGCCTCGTCTGGGCTTCACCACCTGCCACGACATACTGCCCCTGGAGGACTCCCCCCATGCCCTGCTGGTGCCCTACAGGCTGGCATTGGTCTGTTTAGGGTTACTCGTGCCCTTTGTGGTCTGTGCCTGGACCCATGTGGCGGTGGTGCGGCATCTGGGTCGCTCGGGCCTTGACTGGACACCCTTCATCAGGGTCAGTACACTGGTCTTCCTCATCTTCACTGTGTGTTTCGCTCCCAGCGGCATCCTCCATATCGCCCATTACGTGAGGCTGTCCACCAGTGGAGAGGACGGGCTGTATGTGTACTCCAGCGCTACAGTGTGTCTGTGCTGCTTCCACAGCTGTCTGGACCCCTTCCTGTGTATTCTCATGTCCAGGACAACCGCCTCCAAACTGCGCTTCGCCTCTCTCAGGAGGACACAGCAGACACCTGTTCTGGtgtag